One genomic window of Elaeis guineensis isolate ETL-2024a chromosome 2, EG11, whole genome shotgun sequence includes the following:
- the LOC105056050 gene encoding uncharacterized protein — MEIGMLSSFLVLLLAMLSHVDARLGVESKFMDQGNKLSSMEGQSPNSICNSCLEASRKAEKALSDPNLFGYADLLSSEVCHILPSDLKSKCLQKSEAYMHRTRLSLQDLFNEESLCNSTGLCLDESMLQTDNSLIFLNKFSPETDEKTCLACRKAVKDLFIQLKMPKMRMKIMETLIEYCEEADENEEQCKQMVYKYVPLILSKLDKLKTNDLCRLMNLCDEGISLLNAR, encoded by the exons ATGGAGATAGGAATGCTATCCTCCTTTCTTGTCCTACTACTTGCAATGCTGTCTCATGTGGATGCTAGGCTTGGGGTCGAGTCCAAGTTTATGGATCAAG GAAACAAGCTTTCTTCTATGGAAGGCCAGTCACCAAATTCCATTTGTAATTCATGCCTCGAGGCTTCAAGAAAAGCTGAGAAAGCCTTGAGTGATCCAAATCTGTTTGGGTATGCTGATTTGCTGTCAAGTGAAGTTTGCCATATTCTGCCTTCTGATCTCAAATCTAAG TGTCTACAAAAGTCAGAAGCATACATGCATCGAACTAGGTTGTCTTTGCAAGACCTTTTCAATGAAGAAAGTCTCTGCAACAGCACAGGGTTATGTTTGGATGAATCCATGCTTCAAACTGATAACAGTCTCATTTTTTTAAACAAGTTTTCTCCTGAG ACAGACGAGAAAACTTGTTTAGCATGCCGCAAAGCTGTCAAAGATCTTTTCATTCAATTAAAGATGCCCAAAATGAGG ATGAAGATAATGGAGACTCTTATCGAGTACTGCGAAGAAGCAGACGAGAATGAAGAACAG TGCAAGCAAATGGTCTACAAGTATGTTCCTCTAATCCTGTCAAAACTTGACAAGCTGAAAACCAATGACTTGTGCCGTCTGATGAATCTCTGTGATGAGGGGATATCTCTGTTAAATGCCCGCTAA